The genomic region TGGCTTAAGTCAGCGCGCGCACCCGTTTAACGGCTGAAACTCTCCGCTGCAGGAGCAAGCCGTTTTCGACGCCGCACGGAGGATCGTTCCCGTGCGGCGTTTTTTTTGGTCAAATTCTAATTTGGATAGTGTTGGTTTTGGCGTGGAAAGATATCGAGGGCTTTGCCCTCGAGCTCCCAAGATCAACAACCACACCGTGGGCTCCGCCCACACCCGCTGGGGGCGCGGCCCCCAGACCCCGCCGCCGACCAGTCGGCGGCCAATAGTCAGTGCAAGCTCCACCTGCGTCATGCAAACATTGGTTGCTCTGTGCTCTGGCGGGAATGGGCGCGGCGGGCCGAATTGGCGTTCGAACCCGCCGCAGGGGGAAGAGGGGCGGCGCTTAGTGCGCCGTGACCGGAATCGCGCGGGCTTTGGCTTGCTCGGCGCGGGGGATGGTGATGGTGAGCACGCCATGGGCGAACTCCGCCTCGATGCGCTGGGCGTCGAGGCCGCGCGGCAGACGAAACGCGCGCTGAAACTGGCCCCAGGGCCGCTCATTCAGACGCATCTGGGTCTTCTCCGGCAACTCCGGGGCTTTGCGTTCGGCGGCGATGGTGAGGGTCTCCTCCTCCAGATTGATCTGGATCGCCTCTTTCTCCACCCCCGGCAGGTCGACAAGGATCGCCACCGCCTGCTCATTTTCGATAATGTCCAGCGGCGCTTCGAATTCGGCGCGGCGCTTGGCGTTGGCGGCGAAGGCGCGATCAAACTCACGGTTGAAAGCGCGCAGTTCGGCAAACGGGTCAAAGCTGATCAAAGACATGGTTCGGCTCCTGTTGCTTCAAGATAAGTGTGATGTTTAACAAACCGTTGAAGCGCTTCAAGCTGCATATGGGGAGTCTTTGGATTGGGCGCAAGGGGGGCGGCGAATTTTTTTCCCCGATGGGCAATGCGCGCGTGGTCTTTGCACGCCGCCGCCGCGTATAGTAAGAACGCTTTGTGGCGTGGCGCGAATCAGTCCGTGGCGTCGTCTTATGCTCAGAGCCGCCGCACATTTATTCAACGTCAGCCTTTGTCGAGGAATCCAGGAGCCCGGCATGACCGCCCCCCACGCCCCCTCCAGCGAATTTCTGCGCAAACTGAACCGCGTCGCTTTTGGCTTTCTACTGCTGCTCAATCTGGCCGCGCTGTATCAGTTGATCTACTGCCTCACCCACGTCGGGCGTATGGGGGAGTATTTCCTCAATAACGCCGGGCTCTCCCTGGCGCTGTGTCTGCTGCTGCTGTGGGGAATTCGTCTGCGTGGCGAGCGGCGCATTCAGTTCTTCTTTGCGGCGCTGATTGGAACCCTATTTGTTTACACCGCCGAGGGGTTGGCGCTAACGGGCAAGCTGGGCGCCCAGCCGAACCGCGCCGAACTGGCGGCCAAACGGGGGCAACCCTATGATGCGCGCACGCCGTTGCAGGTGATTGACGACGCTCGGCTGGAGGGCGACGCGCTCAGTTTCGCCTTCAGCCCCTCGGAGTGGTTCGACTACCGGCGCTTGGAGCCGGAGACCTTCGCCAACATCTTCCCTTTGGGCGGCCTTTCCAATACGCCGACGCTGCTGTGCAATGAGGGGGGCGAGTACGCTCTGTTCACCGCCGATGCCCAGGGCTTCAACAATGGCGAGGCCGATCTTGCAGCGCCGCTGGCGCGGGTGCTGATTGGCGACTCCTTCACCATGGGCGACTGTGTGGCGCCGGAGCAGAATATCGCCGGGCATCTGCGCGCCGCGTTGCCGGGCGGCGTGCGCAACTTCGGCGTGCGCGGCTCCGGGCCGCTGTTTCAACTGGCGGCGTTGAGCGAATACGCCGCGCCGCTGCGGCCCAAGCGGGTCTACTGGCTCTACTATGAGGCCAACGATCTGGATGATCTGCCGCGGGAGATGGCCGACGCGCTGTTGATCCGCTATCTGCGCGAACCGGGCTTCTCGCAGAATCTGCGCGACCGCCAGGAGGAGATTGATGGGGTGTTGGGGCGCTTTTTCGCCCTGAGTGAAGAGAAGATCCGTTCCCGCGCCCAGCCGCAAAGCAAAGGGCTCAAACAGGTGGGCAAATTCCTGCGCTTGACCGCCTTGAAACAGGCGTTGGGCATTCGCCTGTTCCCGCCGGAGGCGCCCATGGCGCCGGAGGAGGGGTTGATTGAGATTCTGCAAGCGGCGCAGCAGCGGACGGCGGCCTGGGGTGGCGAGATGATCCTGGTCTATCTGCCCAGCGCCGAGCGCGCTTTCGATCAGACGCCCTCCCACGACTATCACCGTGCGCGTCTGCTACAAGCGGCGCAGGCGATGGCGCTGACGGTGCTGGACTTTACCCCGCAGTTGCAACAGGAGACGGAGCCTGAACGCCTCTTCCCGCTGGGGCTGCCGGGGCACTTCAATGGGCAAGGGTATGCGGCGGTGGCGCAGATGATCGCGGCGTACGAGAAGCGGCAGGTGGGGCAAACCGCGCAAGCGGCGCCCTGAAGAGTGGTTGGAAGAGCTGTTGGCGGCGCGCGGCGAATCAGCCGCCGCTTACCGGCGGGAAGAAGGCGATCTCATCGCTCTGGCCCACCGGGTCGGCGTCGCGGGCGTGGGCTTGGTTGACCGCCACGTGCAGATGGGGCGCGGTCAACGCCTCGGCGTAGGGCGCGCCCAGTTGGCCCAAGTGACGGCGCAGGGAGGCTACATCGGTCACTGTGGCGGGCAGCGGCAACTCTTCAGCGCCGCGACCCATCGCCTCCCGCACCGAGGCGAAATAGAGCAGTTTGGCCATCCGTCGCCGCGCTCAGAAGGGCAGGTGCAGACGCAGGGTGGCGGCGTCGTCGGCTTGGGAGGCGAAACCCGCTTCGGCGGAGTCGCGGTCATGCCGCCACTCCAGCGCCAGCGCGGCGCTGTTCATCAGCGAGAAGCTCAAACCGGCGGTGAAGCGATCCTCCGGGGCGTTGATCAATCCCGGCGCGCCGCCGCTGCCCTGATAGCCCAGCGCCACCAGGGTGTCC from Magnetofaba australis IT-1 harbors:
- a CDS encoding Hsp20/alpha crystallin family protein, producing the protein MSLISFDPFAELRAFNREFDRAFAANAKRRAEFEAPLDIIENEQAVAILVDLPGVEKEAIQINLEEETLTIAAERKAPELPEKTQMRLNERPWGQFQRAFRLPRGLDAQRIEAEFAHGVLTITIPRAEQAKARAIPVTAH
- the moaD gene encoding molybdopterin converting factor subunit 1 — translated: MAKLLYFASVREAMGRGAEELPLPATVTDVASLRRHLGQLGAPYAEALTAPHLHVAVNQAHARDADPVGQSDEIAFFPPVSGG